One window from the genome of Alphaproteobacteria bacterium encodes:
- a CDS encoding acyl-CoA synthetase: MSGRIISGERELAQSELMARVARAAGGLAALGIGADGAVAIVLRNDFAFFEAAMAATLVGAYAVPVNWHFKSDEAGHVIRDCGARAVVIHADLWPAIRDAIPTEVALFVVATPPEIRDAYGLEPAVCRVPEGATDWDAWLAEQEPWDQPPQPARTNMIYTSGTTGLPKGVQREPANEAMAARMGEMVSQVFDIGSNADMRTVITGPVYHSAPNFYALYAAQSGGLVILQPRFDPEELLALVAEHRITHLHMVPTMFVRLLKLPETVKARYDLSSLKFAVHAAAPCPPEVKRRMIEWWGPVINEYYGGTETGAVVFVTSQEALKKPGTVGRPLDFSTVRIYDEAGGVLPTGEIGEVFVWIDGWPDFTYRGLDEKRQEVGRDGLVSCGDIGYLDEDGYLFLCDRSRDMVISGGVNIYPAEIEAVLIDMPGVHDCAVFGIPNEEFGESLCAYVQPEAGRELTADQVRGWLQPKLADYKLPRTIEFASELPREDSGKIFKRRLRDPYWAEAGRSI, encoded by the coding sequence ATGAGCGGCAGGATCATCAGCGGCGAGAGGGAGCTGGCCCAGTCCGAATTAATGGCCCGGGTGGCCCGGGCGGCCGGTGGTTTGGCGGCGCTCGGCATCGGTGCCGATGGCGCCGTGGCCATCGTCTTGCGCAACGATTTTGCCTTCTTCGAGGCGGCCATGGCCGCCACCTTGGTGGGCGCCTACGCGGTGCCCGTCAACTGGCACTTCAAGTCGGACGAGGCGGGCCACGTCATCCGCGATTGCGGCGCCCGGGCGGTGGTCATCCACGCCGATCTCTGGCCCGCCATCCGTGACGCCATTCCCACCGAGGTGGCTCTTTTCGTGGTTGCCACGCCACCCGAGATCCGCGACGCCTACGGCCTCGAACCGGCCGTCTGCCGAGTCCCCGAGGGCGCCACCGACTGGGACGCTTGGCTGGCCGAGCAAGAGCCCTGGGACCAGCCGCCGCAGCCCGCCCGCACCAACATGATCTATACCTCCGGCACCACCGGGCTGCCCAAGGGCGTGCAGCGCGAGCCGGCCAATGAGGCCATGGCGGCGCGCATGGGCGAGATGGTGAGCCAGGTTTTCGACATCGGCAGCAACGCCGACATGCGCACCGTCATCACCGGCCCGGTCTATCATTCGGCGCCCAATTTCTATGCCCTCTATGCCGCCCAGTCGGGCGGGCTGGTGATCCTGCAGCCGCGCTTCGATCCGGAGGAGCTGCTGGCTCTGGTGGCGGAACACCGCATCACGCACCTGCACATGGTGCCGACCATGTTCGTGCGCCTCTTGAAGCTGCCCGAAACGGTCAAGGCGCGCTATGACCTCTCGTCGCTGAAGTTCGCGGTCCACGCCGCGGCGCCCTGTCCGCCCGAGGTCAAGCGCCGCATGATCGAATGGTGGGGCCCGGTGATCAATGAATACTACGGCGGCACCGAGACCGGCGCCGTGGTTTTCGTGACCAGCCAGGAGGCGCTGAAAAAGCCCGGCACCGTGGGCCGGCCGCTGGATTTCTCGACGGTGCGCATCTACGACGAAGCCGGTGGTGTGCTGCCGACCGGCGAGATCGGCGAGGTCTTCGTCTGGATCGACGGCTGGCCCGACTTCACCTACCGCGGTCTCGATGAAAAGCGCCAAGAGGTCGGGCGCGACGGCCTGGTGAGCTGTGGCGACATCGGCTACCTCGACGAGGACGGATACCTTTTCCTTTGCGACCGCAGCCGCGACATGGTGATTTCGGGCGGCGTCAACATCTACCCGGCCGAGATCGAGGCGGTGCTGATCGACATGCCCGGCGTGCACGACTGCGCCGTCTTCGGCATCCCCAACGAGGAATTCGGGGAATCCCTCTGCGCCTACGTGCAGCCCGAGGCCGGCCGGGAGCTGACGGCCGATCAGGTGCGCGGCTGGCTGCAGCCCAAACTGGCCGACTACAAGCTGCCCCGCACCATTGAATTCGCCAGTGAGCTTCCGCGCGAGGACTCGGGAAAAATCTTCAAACGCCGCCTGCGTGATCCCTATTGGGCCGAGGCCGGCCGTTCGATCTAG
- a CDS encoding TRAP transporter large permease, with the protein MEWYWTLAVLLGSILALMAIGMPVGLAFLGVNVVAAAYYMGGRGDLLTVIERGVGVLAGNAFESMTTFALVPIPMFLLMGEFFFHTGLANRMFNAVEKLMGRVPARLSYVTVAGGTAFATLSGSSMGSTALLGTLMVPEMTKRGYKKSMSIGPILGTGGLAMLIPPSALAVLLGTLAELDIGKLLVAGIMPGLILAVMYAVLIYVRVKIDPEAAPNYEIEFVPWARRARLLLLDVLPMVSIVIGVIILIMLGVATPSEAAAFGCLGVVLLALAYRCLTIDATWKSLEGAGRVTIMALLIIFGSSTFSQILSFSGGSNGLINWVTGFDVSPLYMLLVMFGILLILGMFMDQLSMMLLTVPIFFPLAQNFGFDLIWFGVIILLALEISFTTPPFGLLLFVMQGVAPPGTRFSEICLAAIPFMLCAMVLVALIVVFPEIATWLPSLSK; encoded by the coding sequence ATGGAGTGGTACTGGACCCTGGCCGTCCTGCTCGGCTCGATCCTGGCGCTGATGGCCATCGGCATGCCGGTGGGGCTGGCCTTCCTCGGCGTCAACGTGGTGGCGGCGGCCTATTACATGGGCGGGCGCGGCGACTTGCTGACGGTGATCGAGCGCGGCGTCGGCGTGCTGGCCGGCAACGCCTTCGAATCCATGACCACCTTCGCCCTGGTGCCCATCCCCATGTTCCTGCTGATGGGCGAGTTCTTCTTCCACACCGGCCTCGCCAACCGCATGTTCAATGCCGTCGAAAAACTGATGGGCCGGGTGCCGGCGCGCTTGTCCTACGTCACCGTGGCCGGCGGCACGGCCTTTGCCACGCTGAGTGGCTCGTCGATGGGCTCGACGGCGCTGCTGGGCACGCTGATGGTGCCGGAGATGACCAAGCGGGGTTACAAGAAGTCGATGTCGATCGGCCCCATCCTGGGCACCGGCGGCCTGGCCATGCTGATCCCACCCTCGGCGCTGGCGGTGCTGCTGGGCACCCTGGCCGAGCTCGACATCGGCAAGCTACTGGTGGCCGGCATCATGCCCGGCCTGATCTTGGCGGTGATGTACGCCGTGCTGATCTACGTCCGCGTCAAGATCGACCCGGAAGCCGCACCCAACTACGAGATCGAGTTCGTGCCCTGGGCCCGCCGCGCCCGGCTTTTGCTGCTCGACGTGCTGCCCATGGTGTCGATCGTCATCGGCGTCATCATCCTGATCATGCTCGGCGTTGCCACGCCCTCGGAAGCCGCGGCCTTCGGCTGCCTGGGCGTGGTGCTGTTGGCACTGGCCTACCGTTGCCTCACCATCGATGCCACCTGGAAGTCGCTGGAAGGGGCCGGCCGGGTGACCATCATGGCGCTGCTGATCATCTTCGGCTCGTCCACCTTCAGCCAGATCCTCTCGTTCTCCGGCGGCTCCAACGGCCTCATCAACTGGGTTACCGGCTTCGATGTCTCGCCGCTCTATATGCTGCTGGTGATGTTCGGCATCCTGCTGATTCTGGGTATGTTCATGGACCAGCTTTCGATGATGCTGCTGACGGTGCCGATCTTCTTCCCGCTGGCCCAGAACTTCGGCTTCGATTTGATCTGGTTCGGCGTCATCATTCTGCTGGCCCTGGAGATCAGCTTCACCACGCCGCCCTTCGGCCTTTTACTTTTCGTCATGCAAGGGGTGGCACCACCGGGCACGCGGTTCAGCGAGATCTGCCTGGCCGCCATCCCCTTCATGCTCTGCGCCATGGTCCTGGTGGCGCTGATCGTCGTTTTTCCGGAAATCGCCACCTGGCTACCGTCACTTTCGAAGTGA
- a CDS encoding nuclear transport factor 2 family protein: MPVVTITLMKGYDVETRERLAQRLTNAVLSTIAAPCEGTTVMIYEVDEEVGYRRGGIPRTPGAPLPSPAELAQDFLAAMEARDLERARSFLDKNFEMTFPGGATFGELEELVEWAKPRYKSVRKVYDRFDEAITEQGAVVYCFGTLEGEWPDGSAFAGIRFIDRFSVAEGKLQDQRVWNDMGEARA; the protein is encoded by the coding sequence ATGCCCGTCGTCACCATCACCCTCATGAAGGGCTACGATGTCGAGACCCGCGAACGTCTGGCGCAGCGCCTGACCAACGCCGTCTTGTCGACCATCGCGGCGCCGTGCGAAGGCACCACGGTGATGATCTACGAGGTCGACGAGGAAGTGGGCTACCGCCGCGGCGGCATCCCGCGGACGCCCGGCGCCCCTCTCCCCTCCCCGGCCGAGCTGGCCCAGGATTTCCTGGCCGCCATGGAAGCACGGGATCTCGAGCGCGCGAGATCGTTCTTGGACAAGAATTTCGAAATGACCTTCCCCGGCGGCGCCACGTTTGGCGAACTGGAGGAACTGGTCGAGTGGGCCAAGCCGCGCTACAAATCCGTGCGCAAAGTCTACGACCGCTTCGACGAGGCCATCACCGAACAGGGCGCCGTGGTCTATTGCTTCGGCACCCTCGAAGGCGAATGGCCGGACGGCTCGGCCTTCGCCGGCATCCGCTTCATTGACCGATTCTCGGTGGCCGAGGGCAAACTCCAGGACCAGCGGGTGTGGAACGACATGGGCGAAGCACGGGCCTAA
- a CDS encoding purine-nucleoside phosphorylase: MSGQAQAAAAIVRGRAGDAAPRVGIILGSGLGGLAADIAEATTVSYADLPGFPTPGVEGHAGQLILGRLAGVPVACLQGRVHYYEGGPLGAVRVPVRTLKLLGCDTLFATNAAGSLNAAAGPGSLMMITDHINMLPGNPLVGENDGDFGPRFFAMDEAYDPGLRDFLRQAAAEAAVTLHEGVYIACQGPNFETPAEIRAFAALGADAVGMSTVPEVLVARHCGLRVAAVSVLTNLAAGLGDEALSHEQTLKYAAEAARDMSALLLAFLRALEA, encoded by the coding sequence CGGCGGCGGCCATCGTCCGCGGCCGGGCTGGCGATGCCGCACCGCGCGTCGGCATCATATTGGGCTCGGGTCTGGGCGGCCTGGCGGCCGACATCGCCGAGGCCACCACGGTTTCCTATGCCGACCTGCCGGGCTTTCCCACGCCGGGCGTCGAGGGCCACGCCGGGCAATTGATCCTCGGCCGCCTGGCCGGCGTGCCGGTGGCTTGCCTGCAAGGCCGGGTGCACTATTACGAAGGCGGGCCGCTGGGCGCCGTGCGCGTGCCGGTGCGCACGCTCAAGCTGCTGGGCTGCGACACCCTCTTTGCCACCAACGCCGCCGGCAGTTTGAACGCGGCGGCCGGCCCGGGCAGCTTGATGATGATCACCGACCACATCAACATGCTGCCCGGCAACCCCCTGGTGGGCGAGAACGACGGCGATTTCGGGCCGCGCTTCTTCGCCATGGACGAGGCTTACGATCCGGGGCTCAGGGATTTCTTGCGCCAAGCCGCCGCTGAGGCCGCCGTCACGCTGCACGAAGGCGTCTACATCGCCTGCCAGGGGCCCAACTTCGAGACCCCGGCCGAGATCCGCGCCTTCGCGGCACTCGGTGCCGATGCCGTCGGCATGTCGACGGTGCCGGAAGTGCTGGTGGCCCGGCATTGCGGCCTGCGCGTCGCCGCCGTCTCGGTGCTGACCAACCTGGCCGCCGGCCTGGGCGACGAGGCGCTAAGCCACGAACAAACGCTGAAGTACGCCGCCGAGGCGGCCCGCGACATGAGCGCCTTGCTGCTGGCCTTCCTGCGCGCCCTCGAGGCTTGA
- a CDS encoding DMT family transporter, with amino-acid sequence MTRFGMYGPLALLGTFWGFSFSMAKVAAGGGGAPIGIALSATCIGALILLAVSRLKGIRLPLRRNYLAYYLATGTCGIALPSTAFYSAAFHLPAGVLSMAVATSPMLTYALAMMLGMERPEGRRLIGLALGLAGVALLVLPGRALAGGVDPLWLGVALVAPACYAVNGILGARFRPPDGVNIGLACGMLMAAALILALIAVPGGLTVSMLPPWNISHLAILILGSISGGAFILFFYILTRAGPVFFSQVGYIVTGTGVVWGMVLFGERHGLVVWLALAVIIAGVALVQPRGQASP; translated from the coding sequence GTGACCCGCTTCGGCATGTACGGGCCCTTGGCGCTCCTGGGCACCTTCTGGGGGTTCAGCTTTTCCATGGCCAAGGTGGCGGCCGGCGGTGGCGGTGCGCCCATCGGCATCGCTCTTTCGGCGACCTGTATCGGCGCCCTGATTCTGTTGGCTGTCAGCCGCCTCAAGGGCATCCGCCTGCCCCTTCGGCGCAACTATCTGGCCTACTACCTGGCGACCGGGACCTGCGGCATCGCGCTGCCCTCGACGGCGTTTTATTCGGCCGCCTTCCATTTGCCGGCGGGTGTGCTCTCGATGGCGGTGGCGACGTCGCCGATGCTGACCTATGCCCTGGCAATGATGTTGGGCATGGAGCGGCCCGAGGGCCGGCGGCTGATCGGTTTGGCTCTCGGTTTGGCGGGCGTGGCGCTGCTGGTGCTGCCGGGCCGGGCGCTGGCCGGCGGTGTCGATCCCCTGTGGCTCGGCGTCGCCCTGGTGGCGCCGGCCTGCTACGCCGTCAACGGTATCCTGGGGGCCCGCTTTCGCCCGCCAGACGGCGTCAATATCGGCCTGGCTTGCGGCATGCTGATGGCCGCCGCCCTGATCCTGGCCCTGATCGCGGTGCCCGGCGGCTTGACGGTGTCCATGCTGCCGCCTTGGAACATCTCGCACCTGGCGATCCTCATCCTGGGCAGCATCTCCGGCGGTGCCTTCATCCTTTTCTTCTACATCCTGACCCGGGCCGGACCGGTGTTCTTCAGCCAGGTCGGCTACATCGTCACCGGCACAGGCGTGGTTTGGGGCATGGTGCTGTTCGGCGAACGCCACGGGTTGGTGGTCTGGCTGGCGCTGGCCGTCATCATCGCCGGTGTTGCCCTGGTGCAGCCCCGAGGGCAGGCTAGCCCCTGA
- a CDS encoding enoyl-CoA hydratase/isomerase family protein — MPNYIDLARDGAIATITLDRADKKNAQSIALRDELSEAFAELGADEDLKAVILTGNGNVFCAGFDLDEFERARQDEEFHDHLWQSGDRFLKAHLEFPLPLIAALNGPAIAGGFDLAVMCDIRIATPSVFFAHPEIAFGDVTYGPLHDIVGGAIARELCLTGRRVDAEEALEMHLVSRIVEPGELMAEARLTAEMIAAAPRWVTLRTKAKAQARAAVEFGDTADL, encoded by the coding sequence ATGCCCAATTACATCGACCTGGCGCGCGACGGCGCCATCGCCACCATCACGCTGGACCGCGCCGACAAGAAGAACGCCCAGTCGATCGCGCTGCGTGACGAGCTCAGCGAGGCCTTCGCCGAGCTCGGCGCCGACGAGGATTTGAAAGCCGTGATCCTGACCGGCAACGGCAATGTCTTCTGCGCCGGTTTCGATCTTGATGAATTCGAACGTGCCAGGCAGGACGAGGAATTCCACGACCACCTCTGGCAATCGGGCGATCGCTTCCTCAAGGCGCACCTGGAATTTCCCCTGCCGCTGATCGCCGCGCTCAACGGCCCGGCCATCGCCGGTGGGTTCGACCTGGCCGTCATGTGCGACATCCGCATCGCCACGCCCAGTGTTTTTTTCGCCCACCCCGAGATCGCCTTCGGAGACGTCACCTACGGGCCGCTGCATGACATCGTCGGCGGCGCCATCGCCCGCGAGCTTTGCCTCACCGGCCGCCGCGTCGATGCCGAGGAAGCGCTGGAGATGCACCTGGTGTCGCGCATCGTCGAGCCCGGTGAACTGATGGCCGAGGCCAGACTCACGGCCGAGATGATCGCCGCCGCGCCGCGCTGGGTGACGCTACGCACCAAGGCCAAGGCACAAGCCCGGGCCGCCGTGGAATTTGGCGATACCGCGGACCTTTAG
- a CDS encoding ParB N-terminal domain-containing protein — MLETVELKPEEIYVPVKLRKALDADAVEARAESYMEEGSQRPIQVRHDRERKRWVLVAGINRLEALKALGEETIEAMVVDARQH, encoded by the coding sequence ATGCTCGAGACGGTCGAATTGAAGCCCGAGGAGATCTACGTGCCGGTCAAGCTGCGCAAGGCGCTGGACGCCGACGCCGTGGAGGCCCGGGCCGAGAGCTACATGGAAGAAGGCAGCCAACGCCCCATTCAGGTGCGCCACGACCGTGAGCGCAAGCGCTGGGTCCTGGTGGCCGGCATCAACCGCCTCGAGGCCCTCAAGGCGCTGGGCGAGGAAACCATCGAGGCCATGGTCGTCGACGCCCGGCAACACTAG